In a single window of the Pongo abelii isolate AG06213 chromosome 1, NHGRI_mPonAbe1-v2.0_pri, whole genome shotgun sequence genome:
- the UTP11 gene encoding probable U3 small nucleolar RNA-associated protein 11 isoform X2 — MAAAFRKAAKSQQREHRERSQPGFRKHLGLLEKKKDYKLRADDYRKKQEYLRALRKKALEKNPDEFYYKMTRVKLQDGVHIIKETKEEVTPEQLKLMRTQDVKYIEMKRVAEAKKIERLKSELHLLDFQGKQQNKHVFFFDTKKEVEQFDVATHLQTAPELVDRVFNRPRIETLQKEKVKGVTNQTGLKRIAKERQKQYNCLTQRIEREKKLFVIAQKIQTRKDLMDKTQKVKVKKETVNSPAIYKFQSRRKR, encoded by the exons ATGGCGGCGGCTTTTCGGAAGGCGGCTAAGTCCCAGCAGCGGGAACACAGAGAGCGAAGCCAG cCTGGCTTTCGAAAACATCTGGGCCtgctggagaaaaagaaagattacaaACTTCGTGCAGA TGACTACCGTAAAAAACAAGAATACCTCAGAGCTCTCCGGAAGAAGGCTCTTGAAAAAAATCCAGATGAATTCTACTACAAAATGACTCGGGTTAAACTCCAG GATGGAGTACATATTATTAAGGAGACTAAGGAAGAAGTAACCCCAGAACAACTAAAGCTGATGAGAACTCAGGACgtcaaatatatagaaatgaagAGGGTTGCAGAAGCTAAG AAAATTGAAAGACTAAAATCAGAGCTCCATCTGCTGGATTTCCAGGGGAAGCAACAGAACAAGCATGTGTTCTTTTTTGACACCAAAAAGGAAG TTGAACAGTTTGACGTCGCAACTCACCTGCAGACAGCCCCGGAGCTAGTCGACAGAGTCTTTAATAGGCCCAGGATAGAGACCTtgcagaaagaaaaagtgaaaggaGTTACCAATCAGACTGGACTTAAG CGAATAGCTAAAGAAAGGCAAAAGCAGTATAACTGCCTGACACAGCGGATTGAACGAGAGAAGAAATTGTTCGTTATTGCTCAGAAAATTCAAACACGCAAAGATCTTATG GATAAAACTCAGAAAGTGAAGGTGAAGAAAGAAACGGTGAACTCCCCAGCTATTTATAAATTTCAGAGTCGTCGAAAACGTTGA
- the UTP11 gene encoding probable U3 small nucleolar RNA-associated protein 11 (The RefSeq protein has 1 substitution compared to this genomic sequence): MAAAFRKAAKSQQREHRERSQPGFRKHLGLLEKKKDYKLRADDYRKKQEYLRALRKKALEKNPDEFYYKMTRVKLQDGVHIIKETKEEVTPEQLRLMRTQDVKYIEMKRVAEAKKIERLKSELHLLDFQGKQQNKHVFFFDTKKEVEQFDVATHLQTAPELVDRVFNRPRIETLQKEKVKGVTNQTGLKRIAKERQKQYNCLTQRIEREKKLFVIAQKIQTRKDLMDKTQKVKVKKETVNSPAIYKFQSRRKR; this comes from the exons ATGGCGGCGGCTTTTCGGAAGGCGGCTAAGTCCCAGCAGCGGGAACACAGAGAGCGAAGCCAG cCTGGCTTTCGAAAACATCTGGGCCtgctggagaaaaagaaagattacaaACTTCGTGCAGA TGACTACCGTAAAAAACAAGAATACCTCAGAGCTCTCCGGAAGAAGGCTCTTGAAAAAAATCCAGATGAATTCTACTACAAAATGACTCGGGTTAAACTCCAG GATGGAGTACATATTATTAAGGAGACTAAGGAAGAAGTAACCCCAGAACAACTAAAGCTGATGAGAACTCAGGACgtcaaatatatagaaatgaagAGGGTTGCAGAAGCTAAG AAAATTGAAAGACTAAAATCAGAGCTCCATCTGCTGGATTTCCAGGGGAAGCAACAGAACAAGCATGTGTTCTTTTTTGACACCAAAAAGGAAG TTGAACAGTTTGACGTCGCAACTCACCTGCAGACAGCCCCGGAGCTAGTCGACAGAGTCTTTAATAGGCCCAGGATAGAGACCTtgcagaaagaaaaagtgaaaggaGTTACCAATCAGACTGGACTTAAG CGAATAGCTAAAGAAAGGCAAAAGCAGTATAACTGCCTGACACAGCGGATTGAACGAGAGAAGAAATTGTTCGTTATTGCTCAGAAAATTCAAACACGCAAAGATCTTATG GATAAAACTCAGAAAGTGAAGGTGAAGAAAGAAACGGTGAACTCCCCAGCTATTTATAAATTTCAGAGTCGTCGAAAACGTTGA
- the UTP11 gene encoding probable U3 small nucleolar RNA-associated protein 11 isoform X1, with translation MAAAFRKAAKSQQREHRERSQPGFRKHLGLLEKKKDYKLRADDYRKKQEYLRALRKKALEKNPDEFYYKMTRVKLQDGVHIIKETKEEVTPEQLKLMRTQDVKYIEMKRVAEAKKIERLKSELHLLDFQGKQQNKHVFFFDTKKEVEQFDVATHLQTAPELVDRVFNRPRIETLQKEKVKGVTNQTGLKRIAKERQKQYNCLTQRIEREKKLFVIAQKIQTRKDLMDCTQLVLSRCLGEKLIHCLQWMPWAVGLCLFSTLRRAETG, from the exons ATGGCGGCGGCTTTTCGGAAGGCGGCTAAGTCCCAGCAGCGGGAACACAGAGAGCGAAGCCAG cCTGGCTTTCGAAAACATCTGGGCCtgctggagaaaaagaaagattacaaACTTCGTGCAGA TGACTACCGTAAAAAACAAGAATACCTCAGAGCTCTCCGGAAGAAGGCTCTTGAAAAAAATCCAGATGAATTCTACTACAAAATGACTCGGGTTAAACTCCAG GATGGAGTACATATTATTAAGGAGACTAAGGAAGAAGTAACCCCAGAACAACTAAAGCTGATGAGAACTCAGGACgtcaaatatatagaaatgaagAGGGTTGCAGAAGCTAAG AAAATTGAAAGACTAAAATCAGAGCTCCATCTGCTGGATTTCCAGGGGAAGCAACAGAACAAGCATGTGTTCTTTTTTGACACCAAAAAGGAAG TTGAACAGTTTGACGTCGCAACTCACCTGCAGACAGCCCCGGAGCTAGTCGACAGAGTCTTTAATAGGCCCAGGATAGAGACCTtgcagaaagaaaaagtgaaaggaGTTACCAATCAGACTGGACTTAAG CGAATAGCTAAAGAAAGGCAAAAGCAGTATAACTGCCTGACACAGCGGATTGAACGAGAGAAGAAATTGTTCGTTATTGCTCAGAAAATTCAAACACGCAAAGATCTTATG GACTGTACACAGCTAGTACTTTCTAGATGCCTAGGAGAGAAGTTAATTCATTGCCTACAGTGGATGCCTTGGGCAGTAGGGCTGTGTCTGTTCTCAACTTTGAGAAGGGCTGAAACAG GATAA
- the FHL3 gene encoding four and a half LIM domains protein 3 isoform X1 translates to MSESFDCAKCSESLYGRKYIQTDSGPYCVPCYDNTFANTCAECQQLIGHDSRELFYEDRHFHEGCFRCCRCQRSLADEPFTCQDSELLCNDCYCSAFSSQCSACGETVMPGSRKLEYGGQTWHEHCFLCSGCEQPLGSRSFVPDKGAHYCVPCYENKFAPRCARCSKTLTQGGVTYRDQPWHRECLVCTGCQTPLAGQQFTSRDEDPYCVACFGELFAPKCSSCKRPIVGLGGGKYVSFEDRHWHHNCFSCARCSTSLVGQGFVPDGDQVLCQGCSQAGP, encoded by the exons ATGAGTGAGTCATTTGACTGTGCAAAATGCAGCGAGTCCCTGTATGGACGCAAGTACATCCAGACAGACAGCGGCCCCTACTGTGTGCCCTGCTATGACAATACCTTTGCCAACACCTGTGCTGAGTGCCAGCAGCTTATCGGGCATGACTCGAGG GAGCTGTTCTATGAAGACCGCCATTTCCACGAGGGCTGCTTCCGCTGCTGCCGCTGCCAGCGCTCACTAGCCGATGAACCCTTCACCTGCCAGGACAGTGAGCTGCTCTGCAATGACTGCTACTGCAGTGCATTTTCCTCGCAGTGTTCTGCCTGTGGGGAAACTGTCATGCCTG GGTCCCGGAAGCTGGAGTACGGAGGCCAGACATGGCATGAGCACTGCTTCCTGTGCAGTGGCTGTGAGCAGCCACTGGGCTCCCGTTCTTTTGTGCCCGACAAGGGTGCTCACTACTGCGTGCCCTGCTATGAGAACAAGTTTGCTCCTCGCTGCGCCCGCTGCAGCAAG ACGCTGACACAGGGTGGAGTGACATACCGTGATCAGCCGTGGCATCGAGAATGTCTGGTCTGTACCGGGTGCCAGACGCCCCTGGCAGGGCAGCAGTTCACCTCCCGGGATGAAGATCCATACTGTGTGGCCTGTTTTGGAGAACTCTTTGCACCTAAGTGCAGCAGCTGCAAGCGCCCCATCGTAG GACTCGGTGGAGGCAAGTATGTGTCCTTTGAAGACCGACACTGGCACCACAACTGCTTCTCCTGCGCCCGCTGCTCTACCTCCCTGGTGGGCCAAGGCTTCGTACCGGATGGAGACCAAGTGCTCTGCCAGGGCTGTAGCCAGGCAGGGCCCTGA
- the FHL3 gene encoding four and a half LIM domains protein 3 isoform X2, producing MPGSRKLEYGGQTWHEHCFLCSGCEQPLGSRSFVPDKGAHYCVPCYENKFAPRCARCSKTLTQGGVTYRDQPWHRECLVCTGCQTPLAGQQFTSRDEDPYCVACFGELFAPKCSSCKRPIVGLGGGKYVSFEDRHWHHNCFSCARCSTSLVGQGFVPDGDQVLCQGCSQAGP from the exons ATGCCTG GGTCCCGGAAGCTGGAGTACGGAGGCCAGACATGGCATGAGCACTGCTTCCTGTGCAGTGGCTGTGAGCAGCCACTGGGCTCCCGTTCTTTTGTGCCCGACAAGGGTGCTCACTACTGCGTGCCCTGCTATGAGAACAAGTTTGCTCCTCGCTGCGCCCGCTGCAGCAAG ACGCTGACACAGGGTGGAGTGACATACCGTGATCAGCCGTGGCATCGAGAATGTCTGGTCTGTACCGGGTGCCAGACGCCCCTGGCAGGGCAGCAGTTCACCTCCCGGGATGAAGATCCATACTGTGTGGCCTGTTTTGGAGAACTCTTTGCACCTAAGTGCAGCAGCTGCAAGCGCCCCATCGTAG GACTCGGTGGAGGCAAGTATGTGTCCTTTGAAGACCGACACTGGCACCACAACTGCTTCTCCTGCGCCCGCTGCTCTACCTCCCTGGTGGGCCAAGGCTTCGTACCGGATGGAGACCAAGTGCTCTGCCAGGGCTGTAGCCAGGCAGGGCCCTGA